From a region of the Apibacter sp. B3706 genome:
- the lon gene encoding endopeptidase La — protein MKFDILSLDQVMQNDSEFIPLLSQDEEDKMMNETFPTVLPLLPVKNVVLFPGVVIPITAGRNKSINLLQDAQQNDKIIAVITQKDVNADNPTINDMYSVGTIGKILKLLKMPDGSTMVIIQGIRKFSINNILEEEPYLKAEITLLEDKRKVSNKNKEHFNVLLESLRETAIKIINENPAIPSDASFAIKNIEGSSLLVNFVASNLDLPLVKKQELLEVNSLLDRASKTLKYLNVELQKISLKNSIQDKVNSDLSKQQREYFLHQQMKTIQEELGGVSYEAEVQEMKEKASKKKWSKSINEHFEKELNRLVRMNPQTPDYGVQRNYLELMLDLPWEKYSKDNFDINHAERVLNKDHFGLEDVKERILEYLAVLKLKGDMKSPIICLYGPPGVGKTSLGKSIASALGRKYVRISLGGLHDESEIRGHRKTYIGAMPGRIIQSIKKVGTSNPVIVLDEIDKISTSGHGDPSSALLEVLDPEQNSTFHDNFLDVDYDLSKVLFIATANNLATIQPALLDRMEIIDISGYTIEEKVEIANKYLLPKQILEHGLTKKDISISKKELEFIIQAYTRESGVRGLERKISKIVRNIALQIARNTEYNKKLSQNKIIEILGPPMMPEMSETNKVPGVVTGLAWTQVGGDILFIESILSKGKGNLSMTGNLGNVMKESATIALEYIKSNYKEFGIDPQKIEESNIHIHVPEGATPKDGPSAGIAMLTSLVSSFTGKKVKSKWAMTGEITLRGKVLPVGGIKEKILAAKRAGITDVILCEENRKDIEKINPDYIKGLKIHYVTQMSEVIDLAL, from the coding sequence CCTTACTTCCGGTAAAAAATGTAGTTTTATTTCCCGGGGTTGTTATACCAATTACTGCCGGAAGAAATAAATCCATCAATTTATTACAAGATGCTCAACAAAACGATAAGATAATAGCAGTCATTACACAAAAAGATGTAAATGCAGATAATCCGACTATAAATGATATGTACTCAGTAGGTACTATAGGTAAAATATTAAAATTACTTAAAATGCCTGATGGAAGTACCATGGTAATTATTCAGGGGATACGTAAATTTTCTATTAATAATATACTTGAGGAGGAGCCTTATTTAAAAGCAGAAATTACATTATTGGAAGACAAAAGAAAGGTTTCCAATAAAAATAAAGAACATTTTAATGTTTTATTGGAAAGCCTTCGTGAAACAGCCATTAAAATTATTAATGAAAATCCGGCTATCCCTTCAGACGCTTCTTTTGCTATTAAAAATATTGAAGGCAGCTCCTTGTTGGTAAATTTTGTTGCTTCCAATCTTGATTTGCCGTTAGTAAAAAAGCAGGAATTACTGGAAGTTAATAGTTTGTTAGATCGTGCTTCCAAAACGTTAAAGTACCTGAACGTTGAGCTTCAAAAAATATCTTTAAAAAATTCCATTCAGGATAAGGTTAACTCTGACCTCAGCAAACAACAACGTGAATATTTCCTACACCAGCAAATGAAAACCATTCAGGAAGAGTTGGGAGGCGTTTCTTATGAAGCTGAAGTTCAAGAAATGAAAGAAAAAGCTTCGAAAAAAAAATGGAGCAAGTCTATAAATGAACACTTTGAAAAAGAACTTAATCGCTTAGTTCGCATGAACCCGCAAACACCCGATTATGGTGTTCAAAGGAATTATTTAGAATTAATGTTGGATTTGCCTTGGGAAAAATATTCTAAGGATAATTTTGATATTAATCATGCCGAAAGAGTTTTAAATAAAGACCATTTTGGTTTAGAAGATGTTAAGGAACGAATCTTAGAGTATCTCGCAGTCCTAAAACTTAAAGGAGATATGAAATCTCCCATCATTTGTTTATACGGTCCTCCCGGAGTCGGTAAAACTTCATTGGGTAAATCCATTGCTTCTGCTTTAGGAAGAAAATACGTTCGTATATCATTGGGAGGGTTGCATGATGAATCGGAAATTAGAGGACATCGTAAAACTTATATTGGGGCTATGCCGGGGAGAATTATTCAATCCATAAAAAAGGTTGGAACATCTAATCCCGTTATTGTTTTAGACGAAATAGACAAAATTAGCACCAGTGGACACGGTGACCCGTCATCTGCTTTACTTGAAGTTTTAGACCCCGAACAAAACAGTACTTTCCATGATAATTTCCTGGATGTAGATTACGACTTATCTAAAGTATTGTTTATTGCTACCGCCAACAATTTAGCCACCATACAACCGGCGTTGTTGGACAGAATGGAAATTATTGATATTTCCGGATATACTATTGAGGAAAAAGTAGAAATAGCTAATAAATATCTTTTACCAAAGCAAATCCTCGAACATGGACTTACCAAAAAAGATATTTCAATAAGTAAGAAAGAATTGGAATTTATTATCCAAGCATATACTCGAGAATCCGGTGTTAGAGGCTTAGAAAGGAAGATATCAAAAATTGTAAGGAATATTGCTTTACAAATTGCTCGCAATACTGAATACAATAAAAAATTGAGTCAAAATAAAATTATCGAAATCTTAGGTCCGCCTATGATGCCTGAAATGTCTGAAACTAATAAAGTTCCAGGAGTTGTTACAGGATTAGCCTGGACTCAAGTAGGAGGAGATATTCTTTTTATTGAAAGTATTCTTTCTAAAGGCAAAGGAAACTTAAGCATGACCGGAAATTTAGGTAATGTAATGAAAGAATCGGCTACTATTGCTTTGGAATACATAAAATCTAATTATAAAGAATTCGGTATCGATCCGCAAAAAATTGAAGAAAGTAATATACACATTCACGTTCCTGAAGGTGCAACCCCTAAAGACGGACCATCTGCCGGTATAGCTATGCTTACTTCTCTTGTTTCCTCTTTTACCGGTAAAAAGGTTAAGTCTAAATGGGCAATGACCGGTGAAATTACGTTACGGGGAAAAGTTCTTCCGGTAGGCGGCATTAAAGAAAAAATATTAGCTGCGAAACGGGCCGGTATAACCGATGTTATATTATGTGAAGAGAATAGAAAAGATATTGAAAAAATCAATCCCGATTATATTAAAGGCTTAAAAATACATTATGTAACTCAAATGTCTGAAGTGATTGATTTAGCTCTATAA
- a CDS encoding MutS-related protein: MKIKDIEHSYRSLINKEISTVQSLKKKIFIIAALRLSVVLIAALLCIFTWKNSYLTGGIIFVSFSIFILLLKLHQKLFYKKNYSDSLITLAENECKALNYDFSSFDGGPEYISTEHSFSYDLDLFGDRSLFQAINRTCTYQGKKFLAYLFLTPYLDKKTIVENQESIQELTSKQGWVNHFRVLGSLNGKLENKENFDSNTFPETFLLHKNKFWEIMINIIPCLYLILLVLTAFNWVSALYFIPLWIITYAINAFASKHVNNIVNNIDKKTDVLNTYTSLFNAIEEQNFDSYLLEKNRKILIKKTSASKAIYKLNRYCSQLNMSMAYPMILFFNPVLCWSVRYAIKIEKWLDIYKKYLPNWFDSLSHFDAWCSLSTYAYTHPGYSYPKINTEHFIFDGKELGHPLLNRSSCVTNDVKISKENYFLVITGANMAGKSTYLRTIGVNHVLACIGAPVYAKSLEIFPGNLVTNLRTTDSLVDHESYFFSELKRLKMIIDRLHSGEHLFIILDEILKGTNSEDKQKGSLALMKQLISLKGNGIIATHDLVLGNLEANYPENIKNYRFEAEIAQDELVFDYKLKEGVAQNMNATFLMRKMGITGIE; this comes from the coding sequence ATGAAAATAAAAGATATTGAACATTCATACCGTTCTCTTATTAATAAAGAGATTTCAACGGTACAATCACTTAAAAAAAAGATATTTATTATTGCTGCTTTAAGATTATCAGTAGTTCTTATTGCTGCTTTACTTTGTATTTTTACTTGGAAAAACAGCTACCTTACCGGCGGTATCATCTTTGTATCTTTTTCAATATTTATCTTGTTATTAAAGTTACATCAAAAACTGTTTTATAAAAAAAATTATTCAGATTCATTAATAACTTTAGCAGAAAATGAATGTAAAGCTCTTAATTACGATTTTTCATCTTTTGATGGAGGCCCAGAATATATCTCGACTGAACACAGCTTCAGCTACGATTTAGATTTATTTGGAGATCGATCGCTTTTTCAGGCTATTAATCGAACATGCACCTATCAAGGTAAAAAATTTCTTGCCTATCTGTTCCTTACTCCCTATTTAGACAAAAAAACAATTGTGGAAAATCAGGAAAGCATCCAAGAATTAACTTCAAAACAAGGTTGGGTAAACCATTTCCGAGTTTTAGGGTCTTTAAACGGAAAATTAGAAAATAAAGAAAATTTTGATTCAAATACATTTCCGGAAACATTTTTATTGCATAAAAATAAATTCTGGGAAATAATGATAAATATTATTCCCTGCTTGTATTTAATCTTACTTGTACTTACAGCTTTTAATTGGGTATCTGCATTATATTTTATTCCTTTATGGATCATAACTTATGCAATTAATGCCTTTGCGAGTAAGCATGTAAATAATATAGTAAATAACATAGATAAAAAAACAGATGTTTTAAACACCTATACCTCACTTTTTAATGCCATAGAAGAGCAAAACTTTGATAGTTATTTGTTAGAAAAAAATCGTAAAATCCTTATCAAGAAAACTTCTGCATCAAAAGCTATCTATAAATTGAATAGATATTGTTCTCAATTAAATATGAGTATGGCTTATCCGATGATTTTATTTTTCAATCCGGTCTTATGTTGGAGTGTACGTTATGCTATTAAGATAGAAAAATGGTTAGATATCTATAAAAAGTATCTACCGAATTGGTTTGATTCTCTTTCTCATTTTGATGCTTGGTGCTCCCTGTCAACATATGCATATACTCACCCGGGATATTCATATCCTAAAATAAATACTGAACATTTTATATTTGATGGGAAAGAATTGGGCCACCCTCTACTTAACCGTTCCTCTTGTGTAACCAATGATGTTAAAATTTCAAAAGAAAATTATTTTTTAGTAATAACGGGAGCTAATATGGCAGGTAAAAGTACGTATTTAAGAACTATAGGGGTTAACCACGTGTTAGCCTGTATTGGTGCTCCGGTATACGCTAAGTCATTAGAAATATTCCCTGGAAATTTGGTAACTAATTTAAGAACTACAGATTCCTTAGTTGATCATGAATCTTATTTTTTCTCTGAATTAAAACGATTGAAAATGATTATTGATAGACTTCATTCCGGAGAACATTTATTTATCATTTTAGACGAAATTTTAAAAGGTACCAACTCTGAAGATAAGCAAAAAGGATCTTTAGCGCTTATGAAACAACTTATTTCGTTAAAAGGAAATGGCATTATTGCTACACATGATTTAGTACTAGGCAACTTGGAAGCAAATTATCCCGAAAATATAAAGAACTATCGTTTTGAAGCAGAAATTGCTCAGGATGAATTAGTGTTTGATTATAAATTAAAAGAAGGTGTAGCTCAAAATATGAATGCCACTTTTTTAATGAGAAAAATGGGAATTACTGGTATTGAATAA
- a CDS encoding helix-turn-helix domain-containing protein, which produces MDKTIILNEIKKYYGFTKDSQLVKHLGITSQILYNWKRRNSFNIKLIYTKCEIFNYEWLLTGKGPMLKKDNIGQSNIISIAEESGYSSYKGKKNHIPLYNIDRNGGLKNIFSKKHHQENIIDFIKMPDLADCDGAAYVKGNSMLPTIQNGDIIIFKTISLKDLFWGELYLIEICMNDDSYYMLIKYIQKSEKGEQFIKLLGQDNTNAPQDIPVSKINAMALIRGSIRTF; this is translated from the coding sequence ATGGATAAAACTATCATTCTAAACGAAATTAAAAAATACTATGGTTTTACTAAAGATTCTCAATTAGTGAAACATTTAGGCATAACCTCACAAATATTGTATAATTGGAAAAGAAGGAATTCGTTCAATATTAAACTTATTTATACAAAATGTGAAATTTTTAATTATGAATGGTTGTTAACCGGAAAAGGTCCTATGTTGAAAAAAGATAATATCGGACAATCTAATATTATTTCAATAGCAGAAGAATCTGGATATAGTTCCTATAAAGGCAAAAAAAATCATATCCCTTTATATAATATAGATCGAAATGGTGGATTGAAAAATATATTTAGCAAAAAACATCATCAAGAAAATATTATAGATTTTATAAAAATGCCGGATCTGGCTGATTGCGACGGTGCTGCTTATGTAAAAGGGAATTCCATGTTACCAACTATACAAAATGGAGACATAATTATTTTTAAAACTATTTCTCTTAAAGACCTGTTTTGGGGTGAGCTTTATTTAATTGAGATATGTATGAATGATGATTCTTATTATATGTTAATTAAATATATTCAAAAATCTGAAAAAGGAGAACAATTTATTAAACTATTAGGACAAGACAACACAAACGCACCTCAAGATATTCCGGTTTCTAAAATTAATGCTATGGCTCTAATACGCGGAAGTATTCGAACCTTTTAA
- a CDS encoding helix-turn-helix domain-containing protein, whose product MEKTTILNKIKLFYGFKKDSELARYLGISPQTFSNWKKRNSYDSLLIHTKCPEINLEWLLTYEGPMLKSPILDKDFPMSVLEDPMFKLQEKNNTHIPLYNLDSNGGLKNIVHKKSENTFISGFLKIPNLSDCDGAIYIKGESMLPLLKNGDIVIFKNASIDNIFWGELYIIEIALSEDSNHTFVRHIQKSSLGNDYIKLVSANSMFESKDVSLDSINAIGMIRASIRYH is encoded by the coding sequence ATGGAAAAAACTACCATATTGAATAAAATAAAGTTATTTTATGGATTCAAAAAAGATTCTGAATTAGCCAGATATCTTGGTATTTCTCCCCAAACCTTTTCGAATTGGAAAAAAAGAAACAGCTATGATTCTTTATTGATCCATACCAAATGTCCCGAAATAAATTTAGAATGGCTTCTCACTTATGAAGGCCCCATGTTAAAATCCCCAATTTTAGATAAAGATTTTCCAATGTCTGTATTGGAGGACCCCATGTTTAAATTACAAGAAAAAAATAATACCCATATCCCTCTTTATAATTTAGATTCTAATGGTGGATTAAAAAATATTGTTCATAAAAAATCAGAAAATACATTCATTTCAGGTTTTTTAAAAATACCTAATTTATCAGACTGTGATGGAGCTATTTATATAAAAGGAGAATCTATGCTTCCTCTTTTAAAAAATGGTGATATTGTTATTTTTAAAAATGCATCCATAGATAATATATTTTGGGGAGAATTATATATAATTGAAATTGCCTTATCTGAAGATTCCAATCATACCTTTGTTAGACACATCCAAAAATCCAGTTTAGGTAACGATTACATAAAATTAGTCAGCGCTAATTCTATGTTTGAATCTAAAGATGTTTCTTTAGATTCCATAAATGCTATCGGCATGATACGTGCAAGTATCCGATATCATTAA
- the clpB gene encoding ATP-dependent chaperone ClpB yields MDFNKLTIKSQEALQQSQVIAQGLENQAIEPAHLLKALLESEASVITFILKKQNSNLAYINSELDSILNSLPKVSGGQIYLSQNSNKALNEAQLESTKMKDEFISLEHIFLGLLSVNDKTSQLLKNQGVTKEGVIKAIEEIRKGERVTSQSAEDTYNSLNKYAKNLNELAQNGKLDPVIGRDDEIRRVLQILSRRTKNNPILIGEPGVGKTAIAEGIAHRIINGDVPENLKDKTIFSLDMGALIAGAKYKGEFEERLKAVVKEVTASNGNIILFIDEIHTLVGAGGGEGAMDAANILKPALARGELRSIGATTLNEYQKYFEKDKALERRFQKVMVEEPDVDDAIAILRGIREKYEAHHKVRIKDEAVIASVELSNRYISDRFLPDKAIDLMDEASAKLRMEMNSKPEELDALDRKKMQLEIELEAVKREAESPTSNESIKQANEKRLENVKEELAQLNEKRNELSASWKAEKERADKVQEIRKNIEEFKIEAEKAERSGDYGKVAELRYGKIKEQEAELAKAEAELSDDRPKLIKEEVDSEDIADVVAKWTGIPVTKLVQSEREKLLNLESVLHKRVVGQEEAIEAVADAIRRNRAGLNDERKPIGSFLFLGTTGVGKTELAKALAEFLFDDENSMTRIDMSEYQEKHSVSRLVGAPPGYVGYDEGGQLTEAVRRRPYSVILLDEIEKAHPDVFNILLQVLDDGRLTDNKGRTVNFKNAIIVMTSNLGSHLIQENFEKLEGNNYKEILELTKEQVMGLLRKTLRPEFLNRIDETIVFKPLNKNEIRSIIDIQLDSLNKILDKKGIRMSMTDEAKDYIMSKGYDPTFGARPLKRLIQHEILNQLSKEILGGKINDNDTIVADYFPETGLVFRKEN; encoded by the coding sequence ATGGATTTTAATAAATTAACCATCAAATCACAAGAAGCCTTGCAACAATCTCAAGTGATTGCACAAGGATTAGAAAATCAGGCTATTGAACCTGCACACCTACTTAAAGCTTTATTGGAAAGCGAAGCCAGTGTGATTACTTTCATATTGAAAAAACAAAACTCAAATTTAGCATATATTAACTCCGAACTTGATTCTATACTAAATTCTTTACCTAAAGTTAGCGGCGGACAAATTTATTTGTCCCAAAATTCTAATAAAGCTTTAAATGAAGCCCAATTAGAATCAACTAAGATGAAAGATGAATTTATAAGTTTAGAGCATATTTTCTTAGGACTGCTTTCCGTAAACGACAAAACCTCGCAACTATTAAAAAATCAAGGGGTCACCAAAGAAGGCGTAATTAAAGCGATCGAAGAAATCAGAAAAGGAGAACGAGTAACTTCTCAATCTGCAGAAGATACCTATAATTCATTAAACAAGTATGCCAAAAACCTTAATGAATTAGCTCAAAACGGTAAACTAGACCCTGTAATAGGAAGAGATGACGAAATCAGAAGAGTTTTGCAAATTCTTTCTCGAAGAACAAAAAACAATCCCATATTAATTGGAGAGCCCGGTGTCGGAAAAACTGCAATTGCCGAAGGAATCGCTCATAGAATCATTAACGGGGATGTTCCTGAAAATTTAAAGGATAAAACTATTTTTTCTTTAGATATGGGAGCTTTAATTGCAGGAGCAAAATATAAGGGTGAATTTGAAGAACGTCTAAAAGCAGTAGTTAAAGAAGTAACCGCTTCTAACGGAAATATTATTTTATTTATTGATGAAATTCACACATTAGTTGGTGCCGGAGGAGGAGAAGGAGCCATGGATGCTGCGAACATTTTAAAACCGGCATTGGCACGTGGCGAACTTCGTTCAATTGGAGCAACAACATTAAATGAATATCAAAAATATTTTGAAAAGGACAAAGCGTTGGAAAGACGTTTTCAAAAGGTGATGGTTGAAGAACCCGATGTGGATGATGCCATAGCTATATTACGTGGAATTAGAGAAAAGTATGAAGCCCATCACAAAGTACGTATTAAAGATGAAGCCGTAATTGCATCAGTTGAACTTTCCAATCGTTATATTTCCGACCGATTTTTACCGGACAAAGCCATAGACTTAATGGATGAAGCATCGGCAAAACTTCGTATGGAAATGAATTCCAAGCCTGAAGAACTGGATGCCTTAGACCGTAAAAAAATGCAGCTTGAAATTGAATTAGAGGCGGTTAAACGAGAAGCGGAAAGTCCTACTTCCAATGAAAGCATTAAACAAGCTAATGAGAAAAGGTTAGAAAATGTTAAAGAAGAATTAGCACAACTTAATGAAAAAAGAAATGAGCTAAGCGCTTCCTGGAAAGCAGAAAAAGAAAGAGCGGATAAAGTTCAAGAAATCCGTAAAAATATTGAAGAATTTAAGATTGAAGCTGAAAAAGCAGAAAGATCCGGTGATTATGGTAAAGTTGCTGAATTACGTTACGGAAAAATAAAAGAACAAGAGGCTGAACTTGCTAAAGCTGAAGCCGAACTTTCTGATGATCGACCTAAATTAATCAAGGAAGAAGTTGATTCTGAAGACATTGCTGATGTAGTAGCCAAATGGACCGGTATTCCGGTTACTAAACTGGTACAAAGTGAACGAGAAAAGTTATTAAATCTGGAATCTGTTCTTCACAAAAGGGTTGTCGGACAAGAAGAAGCAATTGAAGCAGTAGCAGATGCTATACGCAGAAACCGCGCGGGATTAAACGATGAAAGAAAGCCTATCGGATCATTCTTATTCTTAGGAACAACAGGTGTCGGTAAAACCGAATTAGCAAAAGCCTTAGCCGAATTTTTATTTGATGATGAAAATTCAATGACCCGAATTGACATGAGTGAATATCAAGAAAAACATTCTGTTAGCAGATTGGTAGGTGCGCCTCCGGGATATGTGGGTTACGATGAGGGTGGTCAGTTAACCGAAGCCGTTAGAAGAAGACCTTATTCTGTTATCTTATTGGATGAAATCGAAAAAGCTCATCCGGATGTTTTTAATATTTTATTACAAGTATTGGATGATGGTAGGCTTACAGATAATAAAGGAAGAACCGTTAATTTTAAAAATGCGATTATAGTTATGACATCCAATTTGGGATCTCATTTAATTCAAGAAAATTTTGAAAAACTGGAAGGAAATAATTACAAAGAAATTTTAGAATTGACCAAAGAGCAGGTTATGGGACTGTTAAGGAAAACCCTTCGTCCTGAGTTTTTAAACCGTATCGATGAAACTATTGTATTTAAGCCTTTAAATAAGAATGAAATAAGAAGTATAATAGATATCCAGTTAGATTCTCTTAATAAAATATTAGATAAAAAAGGAATTCGCATGAGCATGACCGATGAGGCTAAAGATTATATAATGAGCAAA